A portion of the Cryptomeria japonica chromosome 5, Sugi_1.0, whole genome shotgun sequence genome contains these proteins:
- the LOC131875621 gene encoding lipid transfer protein EARLI 1-like → MRKAIAVLFIVMIMSWTPTSTANCPVNAVKLGACVDLLSGLVHVSAGYPVANQCCPVIQGVAALEAALCLCTTIRAKVLGLNVLLPVALSLVASCGKTVPAGFKCPAQ, encoded by the coding sequence ATGAGAAAAGCCATAGCTGTGCTCTTTATTGTTATGATAATGTCATGGACTCCTACTTCTACAGCTAATTGTCCAGTTAATGCTGTGAAGCTTGGAGCCTGCGTTGATCTGCTGAGTGGGCTTGTTCATGTGAGCGCAGGATATCCTGTTGCAAACCAGTGCTGCCCTGTCATTCAGGGAGTCGCCGCATTAGAGGCAGCTCTGTGTTTGTGTACAACAATTAGGGCTAAGGTTCTCGGCCTCAATGTACTTCTTCCAGTAGCCCTCAGCCTTGTTGCTTCCTGTGGAAAGACTGTTCCAGCTGGATTCAAATGCCCTGCTCAGTGa